TTTGGATCTTGCTTTTTCATAGGTGCTGTTTGGAGTGCTGTTGTGAGGTGATTTGGAACGCAAAAACTATTTggtgcatcacttttaaaactatgaTACGGTGCTCTGAggtacgtttgatgtatctaaattatggttatattagatgattaataatattaatataaaatcacttaacatttacattgtacattaatctaaaataaaatacttgacctaatttgattacggtaaacaattcaacatatattataagtGTTTGAGAGTACGGTAAGATGATATGTCAAGAGTTTCGATTCGAGTATTTTGATGCGATATGAACATATATTATAAATGTTTGGGGATACGGTAAATTAATGATATATCAAGAGTTTTGTTTCGAGGTGCGGTGCAGTCTTGTCGATGTGAGCACCGTTGCAACTACTCCCATAGATGATAGATGTATAGAACTAGTACACTTGTTAATACTCCCAGGGAAAGACgctaaaaatatatttttttttcggCAATTCAAAGACATGGTTAGACATACTTTCCTGAATTATAAAAAGGAGGATTGGAGTTGGGAGTGTCCAACATTACATTTCATATGCATAAAAGCCAAAAGAGCAAGAAAATAATATGTGAATCAATCAACTACAAACACCATCAATCAAAAACAtcctgtctctgtctctgtctatATAGAGTTggttacaaacaaacaatacacATTTCCATACCACTCCAACCTCGCAGTTTACTACACAACCCAACACAGGGGATACAAGGTTGATGGACGGGGACACACATAAAATATTACACTGGACTGGACTCGGACAATACTATGTACAAACCACCTGGAGACGCAACACACCAAGCCAAAAAATATGGAATATCCATGATGTGCATCTTCTCATATAGTATTTTCAAGTTTTCactgtccttttttttttgacttccGACTACTGCCTTGCTGCTTCATAGTAGGTTCCACGAGCAGCAAGCGAGACATCACATATGCCAAGAGTTCTTCACGGTGGGAGAAAGTGAAGTCCAGGTGGGCATACTCAAACTCCCTGAACGATGCATCCACACCGCCTTCCTTCATCAGCTTATAGTGCTTCCTTACCATTGAGGGTCGGATTATCCTGTCCTTCTGTCCTGCAACCAAGTCAACTGGCACATCAATGAGACTGTAACATTCACCCAAGTCCAATGGCTCGGGGGATCCATAGGCCTTCATGTTTGCAGTTTCACTCCCGTAGTCGTACATCCTGAATTTACGCGAGCGCTTTATCTGTGCAAGGTGTTCAGCCACTCGGAACGAAACTCCTGGCATATCATTCATGTTATAGTGCGGTAAACCCAACACCCCAACCCAATTTGAACTATCCCCACCCACAAGGTAACTCATTAGAGTTTGAACGAGTCCACCAACTGCAGGGTAGTTATGGAAGTCCCGCGCCAACTTGTTCAGAAGCATTCGGAAGAATCTAGTCGGAATGTAGAAGCCTGGCACAAAAGGAGAAAGAATAGGAGCCAAGAAAAGGAACAAATACTCAGCCACCGTAAAAGCTACTCCAGAATCTTCGTGGAAGCCGGCTGGCGATAATAAAATCAATCTTGAGAGTCTGTGGGGCTTTTCTTCAATCTGACGTGTTATGACATACATCAGCATAGCAGCTCCTCCCAGGCTATGACATATTGCACACAATTTGTAAGCCTGACTGTCACCAACTTCTTCCTCCAGACCAGGCTGGCTAATTTTCAGTTCGGAAGTTTTGACTTGGTGTATCTTCTCTATCATTGCTGGGATATCCTCCATCCCATGCTCATTGATTGAGTATCGCCAGTACCTACATCAGATTGATGCATTCAGTTGATCAGTACAAAAAAGCATATCCATAACAAATCTAGGAAATTGAATTATTTGTGATATTAATCACTCATTTCCGTTCCGAATCAATATCTGAGATCATAATGACCTGAAGATATTTCTCAGGGTTAAAAGATCATGTAAACTTACTGTTTTGACGAAATATCTTTGTCAACATGCTCCCTAGACACCAAACCACGGAAATTCCCAAGAAAAACATCATACCCTGCAAAGTAAAAGGAGAAGATATGATTTACTTTGCCGGTGGCATCCAAGTTCTAACAGGGCTGCATAAATGTTGCAAACCTTGATCATAGGCTGCAAATGCTGGAGAACCAACAACCCCATTAGAAACCCAACTGgaaaacaaaatgaacataTGTGAAAAGAAGATAATGTATCTCTATGTACGCAAATAAGAAGAAATGTGTAAATAAGGATACCTAccggaaaaaaagaagaagggggGTGAGGGTTGAGCATGATGTCAAAGGAGATCTAGGAATCAATAGGTCCCATATATGCTTTAAGCCAACTTTTGAGAAAAGTGCTCAATACTTAACCAGACAACATGCTATGGAGTAAAACTTCAAAAGAAACAGATTAACCAAAATCTACATTCGCAATATATAGATAACGTGTTGGCTCAAAGCCTGGCTGAAAGAATCACCCACCGTTCCCCTCAACTTTTTGTCGCAAGGACGATGAGCAAACTGGAAAAGCTAGAAGAGATAGAGATgatagaaaaaaagagaaagaaggaaTAGCAGCCAAAGCTGAACATCTTCAAACACTTCATGCAACCAAAAATTAACCCATCGTACGAACCTAAAGGGTCGAACCAGTTTAGGATAAGACGAAAAAGAATTGTCAGCAATTTTCATGGATATGGAATGAGAAATTGCACCTACTCATAATTGTTTGAACAAACTGAAGTTAGATGGACAAGGAAGAGGCAAAAGGACATGGAATGACTACGGAGCAGCACATACCATTCCCTACACAAAAGTATGCACAATGCAGGTACACAGTTTAAGATTTCAGGGGTAAATCTGCCTAGAGCACACCCCACCTTACACATCATTGCCACGACGATGAGAATCATACAGATACAAAGCAACTAAAATTTGTATTAATAAA
This DNA window, taken from Tripterygium wilfordii isolate XIE 37 chromosome 20, ASM1340144v1, whole genome shotgun sequence, encodes the following:
- the LOC119987074 gene encoding lipase member M-like, whose protein sequence is MIQRFVDNVLAVTKESVKTLTYESLNNIVRLINGLSALLLTILPGKANILEGIHGWELRPTFRGPRFPRWMENGVSSFNQFIHELSVDSDTSSLEYSSGEDDLGAIYPASPSSQSSRASFSKRNIRWTGWIGCLFLWVLYPIKFLFGLPKSVWQLFCCGVSKGNSVPGNDRSSSPRRIKRLLTLKDHVVHRATDRRRGVIEDLHLAIEIIIETIFDAVHKAAHFVLSPLEALRILCRWLFSHSNRGKDMLDDDPYDSVTTTTLGDDDPVVTERKTSLRHSMNTDARTCQDVITELGYPYEAINVVTSDGYVLLLERIPRRDARKAVYLQHGIMDSSMGWVSNGVVGSPAFAAYDQGYDVFLGNFRGLVSREHVDKDISSKQYWRYSINEHGMEDIPAMIEKIHQVKTSELKISQPGLEEEVGDSQAYKLCAICHSLGGAAMLMYVITRQIEEKPHRLSRLILLSPAGFHEDSGVAFTVAEYLFLFLAPILSPFVPGFYIPTRFFRMLLNKLARDFHNYPAVGGLVQTLMSYLVGGDSSNWVGVLGLPHYNMNDMPGVSFRVAEHLAQIKRSRKFRMYDYGSETANMKAYGSPEPLDLGECYSLIDVPVDLVAGQKDRIIRPSMVRKHYKLMKEGGVDASFREFEYAHLDFTFSHREELLAYVMSRLLLVEPTMKQQGSSRKSKKKGQ